The nucleotide window CTTGAAACTGTTTCGCCCAGAAGGCCTGCTCGCCATGGGCGCATCCCGCCGCGAGCCGGGGCGCAGAGCTAACGAAGTTCAGCGCCAGGTGATCCTCAAACGGCCTTTTTACCTGGCCACTCACGAAGTCACCAACAAAGACTTTATGGCGTTTGACTCCTCGCACTTCTCCCGCCAAACCGGAGGGGTAACCCTGTCCAGCACCAAACAACCGGTGGTTAATGTCAGCTGGGAGCAAGCAGCACTGTACTGCAACTGGCTCAGCGCCAAACAGGGCCTGCCGCTGTTTTATCAAACCAAAGACAACAAAGTCACTGGCATTAATCCCAAAGCCACCGGTTACCGACTGCCCACCGAAGCAGAGTGGGCCTGGGTTGCCCGACACACCGGCAACTACCCGCTGAAATACAGCTGGGGCAACACCTACCCTCCCGCTGGCGGCTCCGGCAACTTCGCCGATAATTCAGCGGCGAAAATCGTTGCCAGTGTGGTCAAAGGCTACAACGACAGTCACCCGGTAACCGCTCCGATTGGCCGTTTCTCCGCCAACCACAATGGCATTTATGACCTCAGCGGCAATGCGGCGGAATGGGTTAACGATTACTACGGCATTGAAATCAGTTTGGGCGGCAAAAAAGTGGTTGACCCCACTGGCCCGGAAAGTGGCGAATTTCATGTTATTCGCGGTTCCAGCTGGCGCCACAGCAGCATCACCGAACTGCGCCTGTCGTTCCGGGATTACGGCAACGAACCCCGTGACGATGTGGGTTTCCGCATCGCCCGTTACGTTGAATAACCACCGATTTTAAAAAAGGCACTGGCCATGAAAACCATTTTGCATTTATTCGTCGCAAGCGCATTGGCAATGCCGGTTATGGCTGCCGAGCAGCCGGACGAAAAACCCAAAGAAAAACAAGATCAGCAGGAACAAACCGCCAAAAAAGACGACGACAAAAAAGAAAAGCCGGTGATTTTTAAACCCACCGAAGAGTTGTCCGAAGACTTTTCCGTTCCTTTCCCCACCGATATTTAACCCCACAGGCGATTCGATCCCATGAGACAACAAGCCTCAAGAGAATTTATTTTTCAGATATTTGCCCTGATTCTGTCACTGATTGTGGTACACGCCATTTACGTGGCGCTGATTCGACCCAACGCAGACGCCATTATGGAGCGCCAACTGGAGCGAGAAGCGGCTGGTGAAGTGGTGGTGGCAGAGCGTTCGCTGTACGTGGTGATCAAGGATTTCGAGCAGGAAGCCTGTTTTATCCTGATGTTCTGGGCCATGGCGATTATGGGCTACAAAGCGCGTCGGTCAATAAGCGAACGCAGCCTGTTGCAACTAAAACTGATCCAAGTGGATGAAGGCACACGGATCTTACCGGAAGACGCACGCCAGCTGGTTCGGCCGATTCAGGCTCTGCCTAACGAACAGCAAGACTATTTGCTACCGCGCCTGCTCACCGCCGCCCTGCAACGCTTCAGCACCACCCGCAATATCCAGGGGGTATCAGATGTCAGCAACGAGACCTGCGACAAAGAATCTGATCGACTGGATTCGGAGCTCTCCATGATCCGCTACATCGCCTGGGCCATTCCCTCCATTGGGTTTATCGGCACCGTGCGCGGTATCGGTGAAGCACTGGGCCAGGCGGACAAGGCCGTACAAGGGGATATCGCCGGTGTTACCGCTGCCCTGGGTGTTGCCTTCAACTCCACCCTGATCGCCCTGGTAATCAGCATCGTGGTGATGTTTCTGGTGCACCAACTGCAGCTGCTGCAGGAACGCCTGGTACTGGACACCCACAGCTACGTGGACAGCAAACTGCTGCGCCACCTGAAAACCGATTAAAACCGGGCTAATCAAACAAGGCGGCACCCCACATGACACTGGCAGTATTCGACCTCAATGACAGCGCCATCGGCCACGGCAACAACGCCGAAAGCTGGCAATACAGCCCTGGATTTGCGCTGTTGGCAGACGGCCGCATTATTACCGGCGAAGAGGCGCGCAACAAAGCCTGGCTCAACCCGCAACAGAGCTTTCAGCAATACTGGCATCAGCTCAACTTATCGCCACTGGCCGTGCACAACAACAGTGCCCGCCACCACGCGGATCTTGCTTACGCCCAGCTGCAGCAACTGTATCGCGACAGCGGCGAACCCCAACAAGTGATTCTGGCGGTACCCGGCAGCTTTAACCGCGAACAACTGGGGCTGCTTTTGGGCCTGGTAAAGCCACTTCCCTTCAGTGCCATCGGACTGGTAGATAGCGCCGTGGCAGCGGTCAGCACACAACCGCCCAGTGGCTCTGCTCTCCATCTGGATATCCAGCAGCACCAGTCTCTGATTACCCGATTGGATAACCATGGTGAATTACACAGCACTGGCCTGGAAGCAGTGAGCAACCTGGGCATGAAGCAGCTGCTGGATCACTGGGCTCACTATGTGGCCGACCAGTTCATCCGCCAGTACCGCTACGACCCGCTGCACACCGCCTCAGGTGAACAACAACTGTACGACCAACTGCCCCAATGGCTGGCTACTGCCCGTGAGGAGCCACAGATTGCTGTTTCCCTCGATACCCCCAAGGGCGACTTCCACCTGAACCTGATGCGCGACGACCTGTTGGCCTGCGCGCAGCCTCGATTAAAGCAACTGCGGCAAGCGGTGGAGGCACAGCGACTCAATGGCGAAAGCCTGTACCTGAGCCATCGCGCGGCGCACATACTGGGCCTGCCGCAACAGTTGGGCGATCACCGGGTACTCCCTGCCAGCGCAGTGCTACAGGGCTGTCTGAACAACCGCTCACAGATTTGTACCGACAGCGACTCTCTGGGTTTTGTATCCGCACTAACCCTTGAGGCAAGCACCACCGCGGATGCGCCACCAGCGGCCGTCAGTGCGGTTTCTCCAAGCCACCTGCTGGTGGGCCATCGTGCACTGCCCTTAGGCCGACAGCTGGGCCTGCGCAACACCGCAGCAGGTATCGAAGCCTGCGACAGTGACCAGGCCGAAGTGGTACTGGATAACCGCGGCTCACAGTTACAGATACAAACCGTTTCCGGGGTCAGCTTGAGCGCCCCTGATTCATTGCAGGCTGGCGCGGTGATCGAATGGCAGCAGCAGCGCCTGCAACTGATTGTCGTGGCTGAAGGGTAGCGCCAATGGCCAGAAAGAAACGCGGCTTTAGCCCATTCAGCCTGTCGTTCCTCGATATCATGGCCTGTGGCTTTGGTGCCGTAACCCTGCTGTTTCTGATTCTCAAACACGACCCCACCACCATTACCACTGCCGACCCCAACATTGCCGCAGAAGTAAAGCTGCTGCAGGAAGACATCCGCCAGGGCAAAGAAGATCTGGTGATACTGCGCAATTCACTGGCTGACGTGGAAGACAACACCGACGACGCCCAGGGCCTCTCAGAACGTATTGTCGAGCGCATTAAACAGCTACAACGGGAACTCAGCGCCCAGAAAGACCCGGAACAGGAAGTGGCCACCCTGCGCAAACAGGTGGAAGAACTGGAAGAAGAAATTTCCACACTGGAAGAGCAATCCCGTGATTCAGACACCCGACAATTTGTGGGCCAGGGCGACCGCCAGTACCTCACCGGCCTCAAGCTCGGCGGCCGCAACGTACTGATCCTTCTGGATGCCTCCGCCAGTATGCTGGCGGAAGACATCGTCAACACCGTCATCCGTCGCAACCAGAGCGATGAGGTGAAAAAACGTGCCGACAAATGGCAGCGAGCGGTGAAAACTGTGGAGTGGTTGGTGTCGCAGATGCCCCCATCAACTCAAGTCCAGGTAGTTACTTTTAACACCACCACCAACACCATGGTGGAACTGGAAAACAGCGATTACGCCAGCGTGGCCGATGCCGAAGAACTGGATCAGCTGTTCACCAACCTCGGTGATGTGGTACCCGGTGACGGCACCAGCCTGGTTAATGCCTTTCAGTCCATCAACCAGCTAGAACCACGGCCGGACAACCTGTTTCTGATTACCGACGGTCTGCCCACCCAGGGCGATTCAGCACCGCGGCGCGCCACCATTACCGGCCGCGACCGGGAACGCCTGTTCAGCCGCGCTTTGGAAGCCCTGCCCAACAATTTGCCGGTGAATGTGGTGCTGTTCCCCTTTGAAGGCGACCCCACTGCTGCCGCTGCATTCTGGCGCCTGGCGCTGGCCACCCAGGGTTCGTTTATGAGCCCGTCGAAAGACTGGCCTTAATCGGGAGAATCGTTATGAAGAAAAAACGCAATTCCGTCGCCGAAATGAACATCTCCTTCCTGGATGTGATCAGCTGTGGCTTTGGCGCTATCGTGCTGCTGCTGTTAATCGCCAAAACTGTGGAGAGCACCGCCTTTGAAGAATCGGTGGACCTGGACGGCTCGTTCAAAGATTTGCAAAAGGAGTTATTTGAAATTCGCGGCGAAACCACCGTACTCAACCGCCAACTGAAATCCCGGGAAGAACAATTATCAAATTTGCGGGTAAAAATCGCCCGCCTTCAGGAACAGTTGGCCAGCGTGGAGAAACAACGCAAGGCCGTGGCCCAGGTAGATACCACCGAACAAGAGGAATTAACCCTGGCCCTGCAAATTCTCACCGAGGAAATGCAACGCTTGCTGGGCCAGGATCACAAACGTACCGACGATACCGTGGGCGGCATTCCAGTAGACAGCGAATACGTGATTTTTGTGGTGGATACCTCCGGCAGTATGCAAACCGCCTGGAATCGGGTGCGCCGGGAAATGATTAATATCCTCAACATCTACCCCCAGGTAAAAGGCATTCAGGTAATGAATGACCAGGGCGGCTATATGTTTACCAGTTTCAGAAACCGCTGGATCGAAGATACCCCAACCCGCCGCCGCGCCATTGTGCAACGGCTGGCCACCTGGACACCGTTCAGTAATTCCAGCCCGGTAGAAGGCATTCAACGAGCGATTCGCTCATTTTACGACCGGGACAAAAAAATCAGTATTTACGTATTTGGCGACGACTATCAGGGCCAGTCAGTACGGCGCGTCCTCGATGTCGTTGACCGCCTTAACGCGCAACGCAACGGCGAGCGCCTGGTGCGTATACACGCTGTGGGCTTCCCGGTACACATGGTCGGACGCGGCGGTGTTTCCGCATCGGCGGTGCGTTTCGCCAACTTGATGCGCGAGATGAGTTACCGCAATGGAGGAACCTTTGTGGGGCTCAATGGCCTTAATTAAAGGCTTGTTACAAACAGGGTGAACTACACTTGTATAGTGCCCTCAGGAAATAGATCGCTATGGCAATACAAAAACTCAAAAAACTGCTGCCCTTGCTGGGGTTATTCCTGCTGCCAGCCTGTTCCACCAATGTGTTTGTAAAAGGCGACTACCCCACTCCGCTGACCAAGGAAATCCCCTATAAAGTCGGCGTGGTTTTCGACCAGGATTTTAGTGAATACACATTCACTCGCGATAAAATTGAAATCAATTTGGGCGACGCACAAACCCGCATGTACGACAACTTGTTCCAGGGCATG belongs to bacterium SCSIO 12696 and includes:
- a CDS encoding MotA/TolQ/ExbB proton channel family protein is translated as MRQQASREFIFQIFALILSLIVVHAIYVALIRPNADAIMERQLEREAAGEVVVAERSLYVVIKDFEQEACFILMFWAMAIMGYKARRSISERSLLQLKLIQVDEGTRILPEDARQLVRPIQALPNEQQDYLLPRLLTAALQRFSTTRNIQGVSDVSNETCDKESDRLDSELSMIRYIAWAIPSIGFIGTVRGIGEALGQADKAVQGDIAGVTAALGVAFNSTLIALVISIVVMFLVHQLQLLQERLVLDTHSYVDSKLLRHLKTD
- a CDS encoding VWA domain-containing protein, with the translated sequence MARKKRGFSPFSLSFLDIMACGFGAVTLLFLILKHDPTTITTADPNIAAEVKLLQEDIRQGKEDLVILRNSLADVEDNTDDAQGLSERIVERIKQLQRELSAQKDPEQEVATLRKQVEELEEEISTLEEQSRDSDTRQFVGQGDRQYLTGLKLGGRNVLILLDASASMLAEDIVNTVIRRNQSDEVKKRADKWQRAVKTVEWLVSQMPPSTQVQVVTFNTTTNTMVELENSDYASVADAEELDQLFTNLGDVVPGDGTSLVNAFQSINQLEPRPDNLFLITDGLPTQGDSAPRRATITGRDRERLFSRALEALPNNLPVNVVLFPFEGDPTAAAAFWRLALATQGSFMSPSKDWP
- a CDS encoding VWA domain-containing protein codes for the protein MKKKRNSVAEMNISFLDVISCGFGAIVLLLLIAKTVESTAFEESVDLDGSFKDLQKELFEIRGETTVLNRQLKSREEQLSNLRVKIARLQEQLASVEKQRKAVAQVDTTEQEELTLALQILTEEMQRLLGQDHKRTDDTVGGIPVDSEYVIFVVDTSGSMQTAWNRVRREMINILNIYPQVKGIQVMNDQGGYMFTSFRNRWIEDTPTRRRAIVQRLATWTPFSNSSPVEGIQRAIRSFYDRDKKISIYVFGDDYQGQSVRRVLDVVDRLNAQRNGERLVRIHAVGFPVHMVGRGGVSASAVRFANLMREMSYRNGGTFVGLNGLN